In Spirochaetota bacterium, the DNA window TATTATCCCTACATAATAGATGGTATGAGTAGAGTAATTGTCGTAGTAATAGGGCTTTTTATATTGCTTTCATGTGCTCCTACTAGAAAAGAAGAATTAAGGTTTGAATATAACTATATTCCGAATAGAACATATAACTACTCTCTTAACATTGATGGTGAGGGTATATTTTCTTATTTTCTGATTTCCTTTTCAGGAAAAGTCAAACTAACATCCGATGTGATACTGACTGTTAGCGAGACTGAAAGGGGTAAGTTGTATACGATGAGAATTGAAAAGATTGACCTTAAATCATCTTTAGGTTTTGAACAGGAGGTAAATAGATTATTATCTCAAACTAACTTTATTGTTTCATTCTACATGACATCCAAAGGGAGGAAGGATGTTTTGAGTGATAGCTACTTATCTATTCTTTTGGATGTTCTCATTCCGCGACTACCTGAATTGGACACGACTAACGAGATGAGCTATAGGGAGTTTGACCTATCTTTTGGTGATACTACTGTTAGGAATGAAGTTAGTAATGTATCTGTGATTACTCCAGTTTCAGGAAGAACATTCAGTTTGGATAGCTTTAGTAGTATATTATCTCTTGAACTAAAGAATAGGGATATAGTTGTTGGAGATATTAAGATGAGAAGCCAAAGTAGAGTTGATGATTTTACTCTAACAGAAAACATTACTGAAATTGATTCAAAGACAACGATTCCAATATACACAGGTAGTGCTACTAGAGTAGTTGGTTTCAAAGGAAAGATTAGATTGATTTTTAGGTTGAAAGAAAGTTCTTAAGTATTCGGGGCGCCCGGACTTGAACCGGGGACCTCATGCTCCCAAGGCATGCGCTCTAACCATCTGAGCTACGCCCCGAGAGGAATTAGGATAAACTCTTCAAATCAACATGTTTGGATATGAAATTATACATTCTTGACTTAAGCCTTGAAACTTTGTTTTTCTTAAACACACCCTTGGTGTAAGTTTTGTCAACAATAGATTGAAATTCAAGCAACATTTTTTTGAGTTCAGCTTTGTCAATATTGCCGGATAATACATATTTTGCTATTCTTTTTTTAGTATTCTTGACCTTCTCCTTCCACATCCTATTCCTTTGATAGCGTTTGATACTTTGTCTAGCTCTCTTCTCGTTTGATTTTATATTAGCCATTCAACCAAACCTCCAGATCTTGAGTAAATTTTAAAGAAATGTCTAAAACCTTCTCAACTTAAAAGTTCCAAATTTGCAACTATATTTTCTGTGTTTTTGCGAGTACTATTTGTTATAATTCCTGCTAGATGTTCTATGTTGAGTGATCAAATAATGGAAGTTCTTGAAACATACTCACCCGTTCCTAGATATGCTACTGAAGCGTTGAATTTACTTTTAAGTAGGTATCTTGATAGTAAAAGTTATATTGAGGAACTTTTAGGTAGAAAGGAATACTTAGTAGTTCTTTCAAACATACTTGGCTATAGTCAGTATCTACGGAATTCTGTTCTAGAGGACTTTGGGTTGCTTAAATGGTTGCTTGAGAATTACGAAAAAAAGTTTGATATCCATAGTTTCAGAGAACAAATTACCTCGTTCCTTTCTGAAAATGATAAGAATGAGTTTCTGAGAGGTCTTAAGAAGTTAAGGAAAAGAGAGTTTTTTAGAATAGTTCTTCAAGAGATAATAGGTTTGATAGGGTTTGAGGAAAGTTTAGAGAGATTGTCTCTGATTGCTGATGCTGTGATTGAAGCGGTTTTGGACTTCAACTATAAAGAACTGACTAAAAGGTATGGTGTTCCTTCGTCTGAATTTTCGGTTTTGTCTCTTGGAAAGTTGGGGGGTATGGAGATTAACTACAGTTCTGATGTTGACCTTATGTTCGTATATGGTGATGATGGCAAGACAGATAAAGGTTATGAGAATAGCGAGTTTTTTGATAAACTGGCTAGGGAACTTATATATGACCTTTCTTCTAGCGTCGGGGGTGAATTCATATACCGCGTTGATACAAGACTTAGACCTGATGGAGAGTTTGGTGCTTTGGTGAGAAAAGAGGAAAGCTATTACAACTACTACACTGAAAGAGCACAGGCTTGGGAAATACAGATGCTTATAAGGGCTAGGTTTTCAGCAGGAGGGGAAAAACTTGGAAGAAGATTTATAGACAATCTCAAGAAGATAGTATTCTCAACAACACCAACAGATACACAGATAGCAGAGATACTAGGTATCAAGCAGAAAATAAAAGGTTCAGAGAATGACCTTAAGAAATCTACTGGAGGAATAAGAGATATTGAATTCATAATCCAACTATTACAACTCATATTTGGAACAAAAGAAGATAGCTTAAGAGTTTCAAATACTCTATTAGCGCTTGAGAGACTTGAAAACCTTAAGGTGATAGACAAAGATACAAGAAGAGTGTTAGATGAGGCATACAGAACATTTAGAAGGCTAGAGAATTATATCCAACTTTACGCAAACCTTCAGGACTTTTCATTGCCGACTAGTAATAAAGAAAGAATGATAGGACTTTACAGACTCTTACATTCATCTCGTGAAAAGGTTAGAGGTGATGAGGATGTAGAATTGCTTAAAACCGTCAAGCGTATGAAGAGTGAGGTAATAAAAGTCAAAGGATACATATTCGAGAAACTACTTGATGTCAAAATGGGCGAGGAAGGTATCTTTATACTCTATAACTCCGAAGAGAGTGAGGTTAAAGAATTACTCAGTTCGTTTGGTCTTAAGGATACAACAAGAGCATTCTCGTTCCTTGAGAGTATGATAGCATCATCATTCAGAGGTGGTGTTGAGACGAGTATAGGGTTTAGGAACCTGTTGAGGGCTATCTCAAGGTCGCCACTACCAGATAGGTCATTGTCTAACATCTACTATATCCTTGAAGCAACGCAAAACCTACCTATATCAATACAGTTCTTCACAGACGAGAGAAATATAAACTTCATTTACAATGTGTCTCTACTCAAGGATGTTTTTATCAACATATTAAGAAAACGAAACTGGATATGGGATGGTATGATGGATACAAATGCGTTTATTGATTACATAACTCAAGTTTTCATAAATAAAATTTCATTCAGCGACTCAAGGTATAGAGATACTGTCAGAGAAGTTTGGGAGGTATTCATAACGGGGCTCGGATTTCTACGAATAAATAGGTTTATAGATGCACTCAGAACCAAAGAGATATTATCATCGCTCTACGATAAGATATTCTACGAACTCTCCGCAAGACTTGATGGGGAAGTATGTATCCTATCTCTTGGTAGGCTTGCCAATAGAAAGATAACATTCTTTTCGGATGTAGATGTTGTTTATATCTTACCTTATCATAGTCATTCGGATAAGTTTTACGAGATTAGAGATTTGCTTCTTAAGTTTCATAACGACTTGAATACAGTCTTTGAAATAGATACGAGGCTCGTTGAAGGGGCTCACAAAGGTAGTTTCATCTTGTCACTAAACACTCTCAAAGATACCGAGTTTGATATATGGAAAACTATAGCATACCTTAAGTCAAGACCTATATGTGCAAACGAGAAACTCTCCGAAGAAGTTAGAGAAGTCATACTGGAGAAACTTAAAAAAAGTATTAGAAGTATAGAAATGCAATCTCTGAATTCATACATACACAAGGTAATCAGGACATTTCAAAACATAAACGACTTAAAAAAAGGTAGAGGCAACCTACTTGAGATAGAACTAATACTTGATAAGTTGTATATTCAGAACCACATGTCATTTCAGGAAATACCTATCGCAAAGCCTCTGTCATATCTTGCTAACTTGTTAGAAAACACTGTTAAGATAAATGTCCCTATCAAGGATTATCTATCTTACCTAGTTGAGGTTGAGGATGTGATCAGAGTCGTTGAGGGTATAGGTTTTGATGATAGGTTTTTTGACATAGTCAAGTTGCCTATAACTTTTGAAGAATTCGTGAGATTAAGAAATGATGTGATAAGTTGGTGTGATGCTGTTCTTAACGACTAGTCAAGTAGAACTAACTTGTAAAACTGTTTTTTATTACCTCTCTCAACTACTATGAAGTAGAGATTGTTTTTTACTAGTGATGTAGAACTGATTTCATACACTCCTTCGCTTTCGGGCTTAAGCAACCTTATGAAGTTTCCGTTTCTATCAAAGAATGTTATAGTATCAGTTCTTCTGACGTTTATAAACCTTATCTTGTCTCCATACTTCAGAATAGATTTCTCAATAATAACCTCGTCTCTGGTTGATATTTCTTTTGAGTTATGGGGAATTACAAAAAATGTCTCAGAGAATATCTCTCCACTCTTGCTATACTCTATCATTACTTCGTCACTTTCGGAGACATAAATACTGTCAAAATGGTTTGTTGATATTGTTAGTTCTCCGTAGTAATACAAACCTGTATTGGTTAGCACTATACTTCTTGTGATCCTTGAGTTTCTTGTTATTATCCTTATAGGAGTTGTTGTGTCCAGTGTTTCATCAACTATTATTATCTTTAATTTTGAGCCTACTACTTTGTATTTGCCATCAAGTATTATCGTAGGAGTTCTAAATCCGTTATACCTTCCGGGGGTTTCACTCCAGTTTAATACTCTTCCACCGATACTGCTCTTAAGACCGTTTGGTAGCACACTTGCAGTTGGCTTTCCTTGAAATATATAGTAGTTTGAATGAACAAATGGAACAAGTTTTAGACTCCTATCTTCAATAAAATGTATTATTCTTCCTCCTTTGTAAGGATGACCATCTTTCAAGGTAAACAACATATTACTCGTTATATTCGGGGTCGTTGCAATTAAGTATTCGTAGGGTAGTATGTATGTGATATTACTTACAATACCTCGCTTTGAGGAGTAATAGACTTCCCTACCTAATGGTGTGTATATTTCGTTTTCTCTAGAGAGGCAGTGAATATACATACTGGTTATCTGTATTGTTTCTGAAGTTGTGTTTAGTATTTCAAAGTATTTATCAATCTCTCTACCTTTGCCACTTGCTTCGTAACCGAGTAAGTGGTCAAGCCATCTCTTAGTAGGTAGGAAACATACTTCGTTTATGAGCAAATTCTCAAAAAAGATTGAGTTGGTATCAAACAGGTCAATAACTCTTACGCTGGAAACAACGTCTTCAAATCTCACGATTACTTTACTACCGTTCGTTTTGGGAGTGATTAAACCTCTAAATACATCGTCTTGAACTTTTGTGAGTTGTAGGTTTTGATTATCAATCAACTCTACTTGAACGAAGCTGGAGTTTGTATTTAACCTCAGGAAAACGTCTATGTATTCGTTTGGAGAATAAAGATATTTTGAGAACCAAATATGTTTTTGGTTTCTTACAAAACCGAAGGATGGAGTTTGAGTTGGTATGAAATTGTTTTCTACTCTTTCAAAAGATATCACATTATCGTATTGAGTTGTTGGATTTACTTGATCAACTACTTCGTTGTTGGATAACAATTTTATTGAACTTACAATATCTTTGTTTAGGGGAATATTACCTCCTAGATACT includes these proteins:
- the rpsT gene encoding 30S ribosomal protein S20, which produces MANIKSNEKRARQSIKRYQRNRMWKEKVKNTKKRIAKYVLSGNIDKAELKKMLLEFQSIVDKTYTKGVFKKNKVSRLKSRMYNFISKHVDLKSLS
- a CDS encoding lamin tail domain-containing protein translates to CQYLELFNDTSNSVDLRNFKIFVQGYEIRITNLHTSEFETHGITNSFILQPQQVAVILPNSYSLSSKPFFFTTNTLILSSSTKYLGGNIPLNKDIVSSIKLLSNNEVVDQVNPTTQYDNVISFERVENNFIPTQTPSFGFVRNQKHIWFSKYLYSPNEYIDVFLRLNTNSSFVQVELIDNQNLQLTKVQDDVFRGLITPKTNGSKVIVRFEDVVSSVRVIDLFDTNSIFFENLLINEVCFLPTKRWLDHLLGYEASGKGREIDKYFEILNTTSETIQITSMYIHCLSRENEIYTPLGREVYYSSKRGIVSNITYILPYEYLIATTPNITSNMLFTLKDGHPYKGGRIIHFIEDRSLKLVPFVHSNYYIFQGKPTASVLPNGLKSSIGGRVLNWSETPGRYNGFRTPTIILDGKYKVVGSKLKIIIVDETLDTTTPIRIITRNSRITRSIVLTNTGLYYYGELTISTNHFDSIYVSESDEVMIEYSKSGEIFSETFFVIPHNSKEISTRDEVIIEKSILKYGDKIRFINVRRTDTITFFDRNGNFIRLLKPESEGVYEISSTSLVKNNLYFIVVERGNKKQFYKLVLLD